In Halobacteriovorax sp. HLS, one DNA window encodes the following:
- a CDS encoding 5'-nucleotidase, lipoprotein e(P4) family: protein MKFVYMFLLTIIITGCSTNSNNNPALYTEQGTLWIQNAAEVRALTYQAFNSARNHLDDVLRKRMYRKKPAIVFDIDETLLDNSPYQAKNIIDKHTYEPVSWFKWIDLAQAKALPGSVDFLNYVHKKGVKIIYISNRKIRGLEATYKNMLDVGFPVKRQDIFLRTTTSNKEERRQDVLKNYDIVMLVGDTLADFSEVFHKKGTNERNILADKHRGDFGRKYIILPNPMYGDWEGALYNYEYSKSESDKEKLRKRHLYPHN from the coding sequence ATGAAGTTTGTATACATGTTTTTATTAACCATTATCATTACAGGTTGTAGCACCAATTCAAATAATAATCCCGCTCTTTACACCGAACAGGGAACCCTTTGGATTCAAAACGCTGCCGAAGTCAGGGCCTTAACTTACCAAGCTTTTAATAGTGCAAGAAACCACCTTGATGATGTACTAAGAAAGAGAATGTATCGCAAAAAGCCGGCCATTGTTTTTGATATTGATGAAACTCTTTTAGATAATAGTCCATATCAGGCGAAAAATATCATTGATAAGCATACTTACGAGCCTGTTAGCTGGTTTAAGTGGATTGACTTGGCCCAAGCGAAGGCCTTACCAGGCTCTGTGGATTTTTTGAATTATGTTCATAAAAAAGGTGTCAAAATAATCTATATCTCAAATAGAAAAATTAGAGGACTAGAAGCAACTTACAAGAATATGCTAGACGTAGGCTTTCCGGTTAAAAGACAGGATATATTCTTAAGAACGACTACTTCAAATAAAGAAGAAAGAAGGCAAGATGTTTTAAAGAATTACGATATCGTGATGCTAGTAGGAGATACATTAGCTGATTTCTCAGAAGTCTTTCATAAGAAAGGGACTAATGAGAGAAATATTCTTGCAGATAAGCACCGAGGCGACTTTGGTCGTAAATATATAATACTCCCAAACCCTATGTACGGAGATTGGGAAGGAGCATTATACAATTATGAATACTCCAAGAGTGAGTCAGATAAAGAAAAACTTAGAAAGAGGCACCTTTATCCGCATAACTAA
- a CDS encoding DUF2817 domain-containing protein → MNFIELKSGSSVEGEEIKAFKTEGKAKSYVYLMAGTHGDEVEGVYVVEKLYKWLIEQSDIELDMVVIPILNPDGYRNATRVNANGVDLNRNYDSGTWSSEAREAKYYPGKAPLSEPENIFLISLFEKFPPRIILSFHSWKPMINYNGDCKEVAEFIAKYNNYITCDDIEGHPTPGSLGDLGPKKYNSPVITFECPVLSDEKGLKAIWQESEEGLKELFKTDLL, encoded by the coding sequence ATGAACTTTATTGAATTAAAGTCGGGCTCCTCGGTTGAAGGAGAAGAAATCAAGGCCTTTAAGACTGAAGGAAAGGCCAAGAGCTATGTCTACCTTATGGCCGGAACTCATGGTGATGAAGTCGAAGGTGTTTACGTAGTTGAGAAGCTGTATAAGTGGTTAATTGAGCAAAGTGATATTGAGCTTGATATGGTTGTAATCCCGATCCTCAATCCTGATGGATACAGAAATGCAACGAGAGTTAACGCTAATGGTGTAGACTTAAATAGAAACTATGATAGTGGGACATGGTCTAGTGAAGCACGTGAAGCAAAGTATTACCCTGGAAAAGCACCTTTAAGTGAGCCGGAAAATATTTTTCTGATTAGTTTATTCGAGAAGTTTCCTCCAAGAATAATTTTAAGTTTTCATTCATGGAAACCAATGATTAATTATAATGGTGACTGTAAAGAAGTTGCAGAATTTATAGCAAAGTACAATAACTATATAACTTGTGACGATATCGAAGGACATCCAACACCTGGTTCACTTGGAGATCTAGGCCCTAAGAAATATAACAGTCCTGTTATTACTTTTGAATGTCCAGTTCTAAGTGATGAAAAAGGTCTTAAGGCCATCTGGCAAGAGAGTGAAGAAGGCTTAAAAGAATTATTTAAAACAGATCTTCTATAA
- a CDS encoding TraR/DksA family transcriptional regulator, which produces MKNEYFSEEFLDDQRAMLLKLKSDILNHMRTHEIEDISPDPDQVVEEVDKSQVYTSQRMSMELRERELKRLHEIDEALYKLEEGQYGLCEETGEPIGEKRLQKIPWVRLSIEAQEDYERNRNTLAA; this is translated from the coding sequence ATGAAGAACGAATACTTTAGTGAAGAATTCTTAGATGACCAAAGAGCTATGCTACTAAAATTAAAAAGTGACATACTAAATCATATGAGAACACATGAAATTGAAGATATTAGTCCAGATCCAGATCAAGTGGTCGAAGAAGTAGATAAGAGCCAGGTCTATACCTCTCAGCGCATGAGTATGGAGCTAAGAGAGAGAGAGCTAAAAAGGCTCCATGAGATAGATGAAGCACTCTACAAGCTCGAAGAAGGCCAATATGGGCTCTGTGAAGAAACAGGAGAACCTATTGGTGAGAAGAGACTACAAAAAATACCTTGGGTTAGACTTTCAATAGAGGCCCAAGAGGACTATGAACGAAATAGGAACACTTTAGCTGCCTAA
- a CDS encoding NAD(P)-dependent alcohol dehydrogenase: MKTLAYAAPSATENLAPLEIDRRELLASDVAIKIEYCGVCHSDIHSARSEWGPAVYPVVPGHEIVGRVTAIGSDVKQFSVGDLVGVGCMVDSCQTCSSCAEGLEQYCETGATLTYGSKDVVLGGQTYGGYSQSIIVDKAFVLKVSEKLDTKAVAPLLCAGITTYSPLKHWGIKKGDRVGVIGLGGLGHMGIKFAVAMGAEVVMITRSKSKGDDAKRLGAHEVLLSTDEASMKESSNSFDFLLNTIPVRHDVNPYVGLLKRDATMVIVGAIEPVDPVNGGPLIFGRKRIAGSLIGGIKETQEMLDFCAEHDIVSDVEMIKMDEINTAFERIIKSDVRYRFVVDMSSL; the protein is encoded by the coding sequence ATGAAAACTTTAGCTTATGCCGCTCCTTCAGCAACCGAAAACCTAGCTCCTCTTGAAATAGACAGAAGAGAATTGCTTGCGAGTGATGTAGCAATAAAGATTGAATACTGTGGAGTTTGTCACAGCGATATCCACTCCGCTAGAAGTGAGTGGGGACCAGCAGTTTATCCCGTCGTTCCTGGCCATGAAATAGTAGGTCGCGTAACAGCGATCGGTAGTGATGTTAAGCAATTTAGTGTTGGTGATCTCGTTGGTGTGGGCTGTATGGTTGATTCTTGTCAAACATGCTCGTCATGCGCAGAAGGGCTTGAACAATATTGTGAAACTGGAGCAACACTAACGTACGGCTCAAAAGATGTCGTTCTTGGAGGACAAACTTATGGAGGTTACTCTCAAAGTATTATCGTAGATAAAGCGTTCGTCTTAAAGGTTTCAGAAAAGTTGGATACTAAAGCTGTGGCACCACTTCTATGTGCTGGGATCACTACTTATTCCCCTTTAAAGCATTGGGGAATTAAGAAAGGTGATAGAGTTGGTGTTATTGGGCTTGGCGGACTTGGACATATGGGAATTAAGTTTGCAGTCGCCATGGGAGCAGAGGTTGTCATGATCACTCGTTCGAAGTCAAAAGGTGATGATGCGAAGAGATTAGGAGCTCATGAAGTTCTATTGTCTACTGATGAAGCTTCCATGAAAGAAAGCTCTAATAGTTTTGATTTCCTTTTAAATACTATACCAGTGAGACATGACGTTAACCCTTATGTTGGCCTTCTTAAAAGAGATGCAACGATGGTTATAGTTGGCGCGATTGAGCCTGTTGATCCAGTAAATGGTGGACCATTAATTTTTGGTAGAAAGAGAATTGCTGGCTCATTAATTGGTGGAATAAAAGAAACCCAAGAGATGCTAGATTTTTGCGCTGAACACGATATTGTTAGTGATGTTGAAATGATTAAGATGGACGAGATTAATACTGCATTTGAAAGAATAATAAAGTCAGATGTTAGATATAGATTTGTTGTTGATATGAGTTCGCTGTAA
- a CDS encoding ferredoxin, translated as MNTTFIAMGIALLAGVGLVVTIGVVSLLSGGLHFLFARPKLSILKTANGESGFAFSFKWNSSREPAKFDNIRIRLFNPFGSPTQVDLTRSYDTATSTFARDLDFGEDLKNLMNAEGIANASVEVEVMSSKEGIAHHFMFKGQKFLDLYKSATVLAETFNEENALNYPKPVFTNPKRSFIADALPVSNKALKISSNPEFAGEFAGAGGSGEAAKENFAVSKVWIEDGCIVCDACEAIFPEVFEVTDDTCIIRPGAPLDNGLLVEEAADACPVEVIKFAKA; from the coding sequence GTGAATACAACCTTCATTGCTATGGGGATTGCTCTTCTTGCTGGCGTAGGACTAGTAGTAACTATTGGTGTAGTAAGTTTACTTTCTGGTGGTCTACATTTTCTTTTTGCGAGACCGAAGCTTTCAATTTTAAAGACTGCTAATGGTGAGTCAGGATTTGCATTTTCATTTAAGTGGAATAGCTCACGTGAGCCAGCGAAATTCGACAATATCAGAATTAGACTATTTAACCCTTTTGGAAGTCCGACTCAAGTAGACTTAACAAGATCATATGATACTGCGACTTCAACATTCGCAAGAGACCTAGACTTTGGTGAAGATCTCAAGAACTTAATGAATGCTGAGGGAATTGCTAATGCATCTGTTGAAGTTGAGGTTATGTCTTCTAAGGAAGGTATTGCACATCACTTTATGTTTAAAGGTCAAAAGTTCTTAGATCTTTATAAAAGTGCAACTGTTTTAGCTGAGACTTTCAATGAAGAAAATGCATTAAATTATCCAAAACCAGTTTTCACTAACCCTAAGAGAAGCTTTATTGCTGATGCACTTCCTGTTTCAAATAAAGCGTTAAAAATTTCTTCTAATCCGGAGTTTGCTGGAGAGTTTGCTGGAGCTGGTGGTAGTGGTGAAGCTGCTAAAGAGAACTTTGCTGTTTCAAAAGTATGGATTGAAGATGGGTGTATTGTCTGTGATGCTTGTGAAGCTATCTTTCCAGAAGTTTTCGAAGTTACTGACGATACTTGTATTATCAGACCAGGTGCTCCTTTAGATAACGGATTATTGGTTGAAGAAGCAGCTGATGCTTGTCCAGTTGAAGTTATCAAGTTCGCAAAAGCATAA
- a CDS encoding 6-carboxytetrahydropterin synthase, whose product MKSNYTLKVFKEYFNFACAHFMIFKDGSREPLHGHNYRVSVNGHHDSLNGDMVIDFLDLKPIVKKICDEIDHKLILPSECALLEINETEKQIEVKTPDNSFFSFPKSDVLVIPIKNSSVERLAGFIAKEIEIQLQKLFNFQFDILEVEVEESKGQSVIYRLFRDKE is encoded by the coding sequence TTGAAATCTAATTATACATTAAAAGTATTTAAAGAATATTTTAACTTTGCTTGTGCCCATTTTATGATTTTCAAAGATGGTTCAAGAGAACCTCTACATGGTCACAATTACCGAGTAAGCGTAAATGGACATCACGATTCACTTAATGGAGATATGGTTATAGACTTTCTAGACTTAAAACCAATTGTTAAAAAAATCTGTGACGAGATTGACCATAAATTAATTCTACCTAGTGAATGTGCTTTACTCGAAATTAATGAAACTGAAAAGCAAATTGAAGTAAAAACTCCAGATAATAGCTTTTTTAGTTTTCCAAAAAGTGATGTTTTAGTCATTCCAATAAAAAATTCTAGTGTTGAGAGATTAGCAGGTTTTATTGCTAAAGAAATAGAGATACAATTACAAAAGCTTTTTAATTTCCAATTTGATATTTTGGAAGTAGAAGTTGAAGAATCCAAGGGGCAATCTGTAATATACCGCCTCTTTAGAGATAAGGAATAA
- the rnhA gene encoding ribonuclease HI has translation MALFSDGACRGNPGPGSWGCVGQLSTGEILFKASGVETRTTNNRMEMKGAVDAMETLIRERADFKDLNIYLYSDSKYVVDGMKSWIHSWKSRGWKKADKKPPENVDLWKDLDEVSQSFTKIEYIWVKGHAGHPQNELCDQLANEALDESGF, from the coding sequence GTGGCCTTATTTAGTGATGGGGCATGTCGAGGAAACCCAGGTCCTGGTTCGTGGGGTTGTGTAGGTCAACTATCTACTGGGGAAATTTTATTTAAGGCCTCTGGTGTAGAGACTCGCACCACAAATAACAGAATGGAGATGAAGGGTGCGGTTGACGCAATGGAGACGCTTATTAGAGAAAGAGCAGATTTTAAAGATTTGAATATCTATCTCTATTCTGATTCAAAATATGTTGTTGATGGAATGAAGAGCTGGATTCATTCTTGGAAATCTAGAGGCTGGAAAAAAGCAGATAAGAAGCCACCTGAAAATGTAGACCTTTGGAAAGATTTAGATGAAGTATCCCAGTCTTTTACCAAGATAGAATATATATGGGTTAAGGGGCACGCAGGTCATCCACAAAATGAACTATGCGACCAATTAGCGAATGAAGCACTCGATGAGAGTGGTTTTTAA
- a CDS encoding zinc-dependent metalloprotease: MKNKKNLLLNLTLAAVLSASCAKELPDDPTDHVKDNVYPASLFDQSVVVTVEGEENGILAVEADEEIQGVWALNAKKYRKVVNVEGDELLKRFFKNVELESSTPGEKIKINFNLTKGHLVAFVDKSHASSTSPHLQELSAGEEKGTPVFQYSIGSWGILEKVTNSLGEETRTVTIKETIRSQATHVSINSLDSNLEYAGIRGLSKEEQKEIFLKDSLQAKYFTVKDIKAISPKHNIFNSEKFKSFTDATLLKSFLNSETIFFHTAINKKDLDKEELRKLKQGLHNTVLKACTQKDLELLKFEGNLEDCVTKAVLSKSLTLKTQKRDQEADTKEKLATISLEDALEDAKVLLVKMSQDDELKEYSLVDLKEEFTNFDGKTLLKVSELEKKEYFYRKVLIDAPNTFEVTFAGTATDVTLVKISFEEDKMSIKRARSILGKDGETEVDEEALLSFPVKYYRLVNEINGRRLVSPKHIEATHTEEGAIAAVDFSNNMEINDLNSVLDSDLAACFVGTTETEINDLFAGKRSGKHMINFTLDTSRGVNTHRCGGESDAGAQANLKFKERVSMMEYKKDRAETTDLNIPFDAQKKLGFGFFTGMKVTGQGYSQDTDSEKSNTYLPSRFDIKNCKQVEYVLTGIPLKDGGKNNGTTDLRNRLITSTHKVINDLNEGFYKALKGTALDRANCTTDGSNKPVLTLSIERDANISGNKVKVCKDYETNGNKAGCEKIVLPVVERAVMGDLDKNYVYYMQKATSYPILGLGGAHKNPLTGEVISASVYQYGGNMKNGIEWMIESYNALKKWQKLTEETRQVIAQQATEADVAEANAEIADVEPSTSTAAETHASASESAERLINRINTERTLNRTASINLRDRRILDFKDRIAPAGEVKLSEKYKSLLEKRTANNINLYKQAMLMQDIMNAKNTPEEINKVLLKHENPIAHAKHEMIESLSWKTVNGKKVKKDICLHTRDASIVSSVISKLHDDYNIDKISKSANGFNKILIDTWRPTLAHEIGHNIGLRHNFIASYDKYNHKFNAADTSKRRYSSVMDYMLDDHVTYDGLGPYDVHAIRAGYAGLLELNPTSPIAAAAKVEVDGKKFVKINDIKKILGLDVWKNLDTKDVKKIGIKKYEFCSDLEASVGSTPMCARHDWGTSPEEIVDHVIMSMEGTYAISNIAGDSKTFSRSRGGAAAHYFGKLRSMNEEFLFQRIHNQPMFFDYAMLNEEDLSKFDDETRAFIERDKSFISAIFKSFEYLESKVRQPGVTTVTNDASSLQRFVPFVRLEDELNAEGLPTGNKVQVTKLIETKAIESINFDNEGVISNDSATSWYTDSRRKVKGSDIERVYALLFLTEKGSNSYKHSYNSLEFPYYLLSDSLTERIQKLQSEILTDSLTPAALIDGKVTELDAPFTTRTTDFLRQYAAITSALYMNVDDLGLENPGRSFRVLSTRDVNQVGQIGLQEIAGEKIYFPSADDANTAKEILVNAVALKHLIDSGVEEGIKQVVSLNQNKGKETLYATSEVGTVKEINSVIVGNPNFAGFYNTAKEEQLAQIAQIKAQILAMIGKSEVVEQPATAETEEEVSEETEVVASAETEETTEEVSYDKAALEQLKGQYNLFTIIAINKALMTSEGTIAERLERAQEEFVAPYTKTHEALFDFEMELAQVTVPVPAPVPGMPPVNAPLNMEYVNGKLQLFDFVKAIATDKLERPFVPVSQIGDTEAQLRAEIMAVIKRECVEGCDPQQAQAKALTQQMVNGFEKVKGILTTIAKANPIDAAIFANADSEIEVTNPNVRAHISSVTPNSKLSLNTGVSIGSTYKELVNNAKFLEQLYFMQTNN; encoded by the coding sequence ATGAAAAACAAGAAAAACTTACTACTTAACCTAACTTTAGCAGCGGTGCTATCAGCGTCATGTGCTAAAGAACTACCAGATGATCCAACTGATCACGTAAAGGATAATGTATATCCTGCAAGTCTATTCGATCAATCTGTAGTCGTTACAGTTGAGGGAGAAGAAAATGGTATTCTAGCCGTTGAAGCCGATGAGGAAATTCAAGGTGTATGGGCGCTGAATGCTAAGAAATATAGAAAGGTAGTAAATGTCGAAGGTGACGAACTCCTAAAAAGGTTTTTCAAAAATGTTGAACTTGAGTCTTCAACTCCTGGAGAAAAAATCAAGATTAACTTCAACCTAACAAAAGGTCACTTAGTTGCTTTTGTTGACAAGTCACATGCAAGCTCTACTTCTCCACACCTTCAAGAGCTTTCGGCAGGTGAAGAAAAAGGAACTCCTGTATTCCAATACTCAATTGGTTCTTGGGGTATTCTTGAAAAAGTAACAAACTCACTTGGTGAAGAAACAAGAACTGTTACTATTAAAGAAACTATAAGATCACAGGCCACTCACGTTTCAATCAACTCACTTGATTCAAACTTAGAATATGCCGGTATTAGAGGCCTATCAAAAGAAGAGCAAAAAGAGATTTTCTTAAAAGACTCTCTTCAAGCAAAATACTTTACAGTTAAAGATATCAAAGCGATTTCTCCAAAGCACAATATCTTTAACTCAGAAAAGTTTAAAAGCTTTACAGATGCGACTCTTTTAAAATCATTTTTAAATAGTGAAACTATTTTCTTCCACACAGCAATCAATAAAAAAGACCTTGATAAAGAAGAGCTTAGAAAGCTTAAGCAAGGACTACATAATACAGTACTAAAGGCCTGTACTCAAAAGGACTTAGAGTTACTTAAGTTTGAAGGAAACCTAGAAGACTGTGTAACAAAGGCAGTATTATCTAAGTCACTTACATTAAAGACTCAAAAAAGAGACCAGGAAGCAGATACAAAGGAAAAGCTTGCTACTATCTCTTTAGAGGATGCTCTTGAAGATGCAAAAGTTCTTTTAGTTAAGATGAGTCAAGACGATGAGTTAAAAGAATACTCACTTGTAGACCTTAAAGAAGAATTCACAAATTTTGACGGAAAAACTCTACTTAAAGTAAGTGAACTTGAAAAGAAAGAATACTTCTATCGTAAGGTTCTTATCGATGCGCCAAACACTTTTGAAGTTACATTTGCTGGTACTGCAACTGACGTAACATTAGTTAAAATTTCGTTTGAAGAAGACAAAATGTCTATCAAAAGAGCAAGATCTATTCTTGGAAAAGATGGTGAAACTGAAGTTGATGAAGAAGCACTACTTTCTTTCCCAGTTAAGTACTATAGACTTGTAAATGAAATAAATGGAAGAAGACTAGTTTCTCCAAAGCATATTGAAGCAACTCATACAGAAGAAGGCGCTATCGCTGCTGTAGACTTCTCTAACAACATGGAAATCAATGATCTAAACTCAGTTCTAGATTCTGATCTTGCTGCATGTTTTGTAGGAACAACTGAAACAGAGATCAATGACCTATTCGCAGGAAAAAGATCTGGTAAGCACATGATCAACTTCACTCTTGATACTTCAAGAGGAGTAAATACTCACAGATGTGGTGGTGAATCAGACGCAGGAGCTCAAGCAAACTTGAAATTCAAAGAAAGAGTTTCAATGATGGAGTATAAGAAAGACCGTGCAGAAACAACAGATCTAAATATTCCTTTTGACGCTCAAAAGAAATTAGGTTTTGGATTCTTCACAGGAATGAAAGTTACTGGACAAGGTTACTCTCAAGATACTGACTCGGAAAAGTCAAATACTTATCTTCCAAGTAGATTTGATATTAAAAACTGTAAGCAAGTTGAGTACGTACTAACTGGTATCCCATTAAAGGATGGTGGTAAGAATAATGGTACAACAGACCTAAGAAATAGACTTATCACTTCTACGCATAAAGTGATTAACGATCTAAATGAAGGTTTCTACAAAGCATTAAAAGGAACGGCACTTGATAGAGCAAACTGTACTACAGATGGTTCTAACAAGCCTGTACTAACTCTATCAATCGAAAGAGACGCTAATATTTCTGGAAACAAAGTAAAAGTTTGTAAAGACTATGAAACGAACGGAAATAAAGCAGGTTGTGAGAAGATCGTTCTACCTGTTGTAGAAAGAGCTGTCATGGGTGACCTTGATAAGAACTATGTTTACTATATGCAAAAGGCAACTTCATACCCAATCTTGGGACTTGGTGGAGCACATAAAAACCCTCTTACTGGAGAAGTTATTTCAGCATCTGTTTATCAGTATGGTGGAAATATGAAAAACGGTATTGAGTGGATGATTGAGTCTTACAATGCATTAAAGAAATGGCAAAAGCTGACTGAAGAGACTAGACAAGTCATCGCGCAACAAGCAACTGAAGCTGATGTTGCTGAAGCTAACGCTGAAATTGCAGATGTAGAGCCATCTACAAGTACTGCAGCAGAGACACACGCTAGTGCTTCAGAAAGTGCTGAGAGATTAATCAATAGAATTAATACAGAAAGAACTCTTAATAGAACTGCTTCTATTAACTTAAGAGACAGAAGAATTCTTGATTTTAAAGACAGAATTGCTCCAGCTGGTGAAGTAAAATTATCTGAAAAGTACAAGTCTCTTCTAGAAAAAAGAACTGCAAACAATATTAATCTTTATAAGCAAGCAATGCTTATGCAAGATATTATGAATGCGAAAAATACTCCAGAAGAAATCAACAAGGTTCTTCTTAAGCACGAAAACCCAATTGCTCACGCTAAGCACGAGATGATTGAGTCTTTAAGCTGGAAAACTGTTAACGGTAAAAAAGTTAAAAAAGATATCTGTCTTCACACAAGAGATGCATCAATTGTATCAAGTGTAATTAGCAAGCTTCACGATGACTACAATATCGATAAAATCTCAAAGTCTGCAAATGGATTTAACAAGATTCTTATCGATACTTGGAGACCAACTCTTGCTCATGAAATTGGACATAATATCGGTCTTAGACATAACTTTATCGCTTCGTATGATAAGTATAACCATAAGTTCAATGCTGCTGATACTTCTAAGAGAAGATACTCATCAGTTATGGATTATATGCTTGATGATCATGTAACTTACGACGGTCTTGGGCCATATGATGTACACGCAATCAGAGCAGGATATGCTGGTTTACTAGAACTTAACCCAACAAGTCCAATTGCTGCTGCTGCAAAAGTAGAAGTAGATGGAAAGAAATTTGTTAAGATCAATGATATCAAGAAAATTCTAGGTCTTGATGTATGGAAAAATCTTGATACTAAAGACGTAAAGAAAATTGGAATCAAGAAATATGAATTCTGTTCAGACTTAGAGGCATCTGTTGGAAGCACTCCTATGTGTGCAAGACACGACTGGGGAACTTCACCAGAAGAAATCGTTGACCATGTAATCATGTCAATGGAAGGAACATATGCTATTTCTAATATTGCAGGAGATAGTAAAACTTTCTCAAGAAGCCGTGGAGGAGCTGCTGCTCACTACTTCGGAAAGCTAAGATCAATGAACGAAGAGTTCTTATTCCAAAGAATTCACAATCAACCAATGTTCTTTGACTACGCAATGTTAAATGAAGAAGACCTAAGTAAGTTTGATGATGAAACAAGAGCATTTATCGAAAGAGATAAGAGCTTCATCAGTGCTATCTTTAAGTCATTTGAGTACTTAGAATCTAAAGTTAGACAACCAGGTGTTACTACAGTAACAAATGATGCAAGTTCACTACAGAGATTTGTACCATTTGTTAGACTTGAAGATGAATTAAATGCAGAAGGTCTTCCTACTGGTAACAAAGTACAAGTTACAAAGCTGATTGAAACTAAGGCCATCGAAAGTATTAACTTTGATAATGAAGGAGTTATCTCAAATGACTCTGCGACTTCTTGGTACACAGATTCAAGAAGAAAGGTTAAAGGAAGTGATATTGAGCGTGTATATGCACTACTATTCTTAACTGAGAAAGGTTCTAACTCATACAAGCACTCTTATAATAGTCTGGAATTTCCATACTACTTATTAAGTGACAGCTTAACTGAGAGAATTCAAAAGCTACAGTCAGAAATCTTAACTGATTCATTGACTCCAGCTGCTCTTATCGACGGAAAAGTAACTGAGTTAGATGCACCATTTACAACAAGAACAACTGATTTCTTAAGACAGTATGCTGCAATCACTAGTGCACTATATATGAATGTAGATGATCTTGGCCTTGAGAACCCAGGAAGAAGCTTTAGAGTTCTTTCTACAAGAGATGTAAATCAAGTTGGTCAAATTGGACTTCAAGAAATTGCCGGAGAGAAGATTTACTTCCCTTCTGCTGATGATGCTAATACTGCAAAAGAGATCTTAGTCAATGCAGTGGCCCTTAAGCACTTAATTGACTCAGGTGTTGAAGAAGGAATTAAGCAAGTTGTTTCTCTTAACCAAAACAAAGGGAAAGAGACTCTTTATGCGACTTCTGAAGTTGGTACGGTAAAAGAGATTAACAGTGTGATCGTTGGTAACCCTAACTTTGCAGGATTCTACAATACAGCAAAAGAAGAGCAGCTAGCACAAATTGCACAAATTAAAGCACAGATTCTTGCTATGATAGGAAAGAGTGAAGTTGTTGAGCAACCAGCGACTGCTGAAACTGAAGAAGAAGTTTCAGAAGAAACAGAAGTTGTGGCAAGTGCTGAGACAGAAGAAACAACTGAAGAAGTTTCTTATGACAAAGCAGCTCTTGAGCAATTAAAAGGTCAGTACAACCTATTTACAATCATTGCTATCAACAAAGCTTTAATGACAAGTGAAGGTACAATCGCTGAAAGATTAGAAAGAGCGCAAGAAGAGTTTGTAGCTCCATATACTAAGACACATGAGGCCCTATTTGACTTTGAAATGGAGTTAGCACAAGTAACTGTTCCAGTTCCAGCACCAGTGCCAGGAATGCCTCCAGTGAATGCTCCTCTTAATATGGAGTATGTAAATGGTAAGCTTCAGTTGTTTGACTTTGTTAAAGCAATTGCAACAGATAAGCTAGAGCGTCCATTTGTACCAGTGAGCCAAATTGGTGATACAGAAGCTCAATTAAGAGCAGAGATTATGGCCGTAATTAAAAGAGAATGTGTTGAAGGATGTGATCCTCAACAAGCTCAAGCAAAAGCACTTACTCAACAAATGGTAAATGGTTTTGAAAAAGTAAAAGGAATCTTAACAACAATTGCGAAGGCCAACCCTATTGATGCGGCGATCTTTGCAAATGCAGATTCAGAAATTGAAGTAACTAATCCGAACGTTAGAGCACATATCTCAAGCGTTACACCAAACTCGAAGCTTAGTTTAAATACTGGCGTATCGATTGGTAGTACTTACAAAGAGCTTGTAAATAATGCTAAGTTCTTAGAGCAGCTATACTTCATGCAAACAAATAATTAA